A section of the Drosophila subobscura isolate 14011-0131.10 chromosome A, UCBerk_Dsub_1.0, whole genome shotgun sequence genome encodes:
- the LOC117891203 gene encoding ubiquitin carboxyl-terminal hydrolase 16 isoform X2 produces the protein MGKKRQMDNHDNASSTDSGQEDSHGQTAGASGSGGAAGVGGLGANSPMSSCCQHIKKSVDAARLRRQLKTTGLVYDCSQCQKVSQSQSQGAASGSGGDVACDFEVDSTLWLCLKCGTQLCGRSRKQHALQHYKTPHSDSHALAMNTRFFEIWCYDCDNKVIPNSRKNLLECVELVKRLAQKPPADPPVEATVGATSSPPSITDIELKLTSALQMLKPIVPITGGSFEESNSNSNSTGRSGGNSLTSNLTAIPLPPPPGATASSPVPGMAKRIDSGAAAGSNQSSSGLPRSELERLPRVRGLTNLGNTCFFNAVMQCLAQTPFLLSVLRELSEPGEEFELPGGTFDFKGKGPTELPIIRGTLSSWGGLTSALANALEELQAGGGVFTPSKLFDRLCAKCPQFTGGDQHDAHELLRQLLESVRNEDLKRYQRVILQNLGYKDQDIHSVSEEMRQKCKMYGNQAGDRILRPEQVFRGFLVSTLTCQECHSVSSRHEYFLDMSLPVAVEKPQPPQRRRPSPESSPFPIVGQSQTQTQNQSQSPTKINTKFTTAEDGNPFSAASSSSSFYLHANQQEPVGPSKSQVKKEKERERKAKRAAKHNRYKQAQKLTLKLNGNGTGSLADADADENNELVDGTGRVTSTGGGDGDGQTTSDGQNPPKEELMSSSSTTSENSDADVEDNLMEETATPGDRPKVRGATGGSSSASSAQGGSNSNSSSRFFTDTNGNAQPLGEKRDDTPENMDKDSLEEDENGIATSPLPGGTTTVNNNEACGTEQQKAKEEEESQASADIVTAGVSEEGASTIRQISIELDLPTSAVVREVAGEANADTNATFQLQEVATQLALSEFNLEATAASAAAASATAEGVAATAAAAGVAAAAAASAAAAARAKRVRTYSYSDWSTTIAPRYQCEDGECSVQSCLNNFTAVELMTGQNKVGCDSCTQRLNGNDPKAKSVNTNATKQLLVSSPPAVLILHLKRFQLGPRCIFRKLTRPVSYPNMLDIAAFCGSKVKNLPNIDRKQKKLLYALYGVVEHSGGMYGGHYTAYVKVRPKVTPDDKRWKFLPHGSKAELDQDDDQLKKLEELLAKEKARDLHLNSMNDSDDFTSNSSSNSSTSEEFNTNPNGATGHGGQHEQQEEEAANVQAPPGKWYYVSDSRVHEVSEDAALKAQAYLLFYERIY, from the exons cagagccagggcgCTGCATCTGGCTCCGGCGGAGATGTGGCCTGCGACTTCGAGGTCGACAGCACGCTATGGCTGTGCCTCAAGTGCGGCACCCAGCTGTGCGGGCGGTCACGCAAACAGCACGCCCTCCAGCACTACAAG ACACCACACTCGGACTCGCATGCGTTGGCCATGAACACTAGATTCTTTGAGATATGGTGCTATGACTGCGACAACAAGGTCATCCCCAACTCCCGCAAGAACCTGCTCGAGTGCGTCGAGCTGGTGAAGCGCCTGGCCCAGAAGCCGCCCGCCGATCCACCCGTAGAGGCCACTGTTGGGGCCACTTCCAGTCCGCCCTCCATCACCGACATCGAACTGAAACTTACATCGGCCCTACAGATGCTTAAGCCCATTGTGCCCATTACGGGTGGCTCCTTCGaggagagcaacagcaacagcaacagcaccggCCGAAGCGGTGGGAACAGCCTCACAAGCAACCTAACAGCCATACCTCTGCCGCCACCTCCAGgagccaccgccagcagcCCTGTTCCGGGCATGGCCAAGAGGATCGACTCTGGCGCCGCCGCCGGCAGTAATCAAAGTAGCTCGGGCTTACCCAGGAGCGAACTTGAGCGACTACCGCGTGTCCGTGGACTGACTAATTTGGGCAACACTTGCTTCTTCAATGCCGTGATGCAGTGCCTCGCCCAGACACCGTTCCTGCTCAGTGTGCTCCGGGAGCTGTCGGAGCCAGGAGAAGA ATTCGAGCTGCCCGGAGGGACGTTCGACTTCAAGGGCAAGGGCCCCACCGAGCTGCCGATCATCCGAGGCACCCTCTCCTCCTGGGGCGGCCTCACCTCGGCACTGGCCAATGCCCTCGAAGAGTTGCAGGCGGGTGGTGGTGTCTTTACCCCCAGCAAGCTCTTCGACAGGCTGTGCGCCAAGTGCCCGCAGTTCACGGGCGGGGACCAGCATGACGCCCAcgagctgctgcggcagctgctggagagTGTGCGAAACGAGGATCTCAAGCGCTATCAGCGCGTCATTCTGCAGAACCTCGGCTACAAGGACCAGGACATACACAGTGTGTCGGAGGAGATGCGGCAGAAGTGCAAGATGTATGGCAACCAGGCCGGTGACCGCATCCTGCGACCAGAACAGGTCTTCCGCGGCTTCCTCGTCTCGACGCTGACTTGTCAGGAATGCCACAGCGTCTCGTCGCGGCACGAGTACTTCTTGGACATGTCTCTGCCCGTTGCCGTCgaaaagccacagccaccacagcgGCGCAGGCCCAGCCCCGAGAGCTCGCCCTTCCCCATCGTCGGCCAGTCACAGACACAAACGCAGAACCAGTCGCAGTCCCCGACCAAGATAAACACTAAGTTCACGACGGCCGAGGATGGCAACCCGTTCTCGGcggcttcctcctcctcctcgttctaCCTGCACGCCAATCAGCAGGAACCAGTCGGTCCGTCCAAGTCGCAggtgaagaaggagaaggagcgcgagCGCAAGGCCAAGCGGGCGGCCAAACATAATCGCTACAAGCAGGCTCAGAAGCTCACCCTCAAGCTGAACGGAAATGGAACGGGAAGCCTGGcggatgccgatgccgatgaaAACAATGAGCTGGTTGACGGCACAGGAAGAGTGACGTCGACGGGGGGAGGCGACGGCGATGGCCAGACAACCAGCGATGGTCAGAATCCGCCCAAGGAGGAGCTAATGTCATCGAGCTCCACCACATCGGAGAACTCGGACGCCGATGTCGAGGATAATTTGATGGAGGAAACGGCAACACCCGGGGACAGGCCTAAGGTCCGTGGGGCTACCGGCGGCTCCTCATCCGCATCATCTGCTCAGGgagggagcaacagcaacagcagcagcagattcttCACCGACACCAACGGGAATGCCCAGCCACTGGGCGAGAAGCGGGACGACACGCCCGAGAACATGGACAAGGACTCCCTCGAAGAGGATGAGAACG GCATAGCCACCAGTCCATTGCCCGGCGGCACCACCACCGTCAACAATAACGAGGCTTGCGgtacagagcagcagaaggcgaaggaggaggaggagagccaAGCCTCTGCGGACATAGTCACAGCGGGCGTGAGCGAGGAAGGAGCCTCCACCATACGCCAAATCTCGATTGAATTAGACCTTCCAACGAGTGCAGTCGTCCGCGAAGTGGCCGGTGAAGCCAATGCGGATACAAATGCCACgttccagctgcaggaggTAGCTACCCAGCTGGCTTTAAGTGAATTCAACTTGGAGGCCACAGCggcatctgcagctgcagcttcggCCACAGCCGAAGGAgtcgcagcaacagcagcggcggcaggggtagcggcagctgcagcagcatcagcagcagcagcagcacgcgcCAAGCGTGTGCGAACGTACAGCTATTCGGACTGGAGCACCACGATAGCGCCGCGGTACCAGTGCGAGGACGGAGAGTGCTCCGTGCAGTCCTGCCTCAACAACTTCACCGCCGTCGAACTGATGACGGGCCAGAACAAGGTGGGATGCGACAGCTGCACCCAGCGACTGAATGGCAACGATCCGAAGGCCAAGTCGGTCAACACAAACGCCACCAAGCAGCTTCTGGTGTCCAGCCCGCCGGCCGTGCTCATCCTCCACTTGAAGCGCTTCCAGCTGGGGCCGCGCTGCATCTTCAGAAAGCTGACACGTCCGGTTAGCTATCCGAACATGCTGGATATTGCCGCCTTCTGCGGCTCCAAGGTGAAGAATCTGCCCAATATTGATCGTAAACAGAAGAAGCTCCTGTACGCCCTGTACGGGGTGGTGGAGCACTCGGGTGGCATGTACGGCGGCCACTACACCGCCTACGTGAAGGTGCGGCCCAAGGTGACGCCAGACGACAAACGCTGGAAGTTTCTGCCGCACGGCAGCAAGGCCGAGCTCGACCAGGACGACGATCAGCTgaagaagctggaggagctaTTGGCCAAGGAGAAGGCGCGCGACCTGCACTTAAACTCGATGAACGACAGCGACGACTTCACcagcaactccagcagcaATTCATCTACCTCGGAAGAGTTTAATACCAATCCCAATGGCGCAACCGGCCATGGGGGCcagcacgagcagcaggaggaggaggctgccaATGTCCAGGCGCCGCCAGGGAAATGGTATTACGTATCCGATTCGCGTGTCCATGAGGTTAGCGAGGACGCAGCGCTCAAGGCCCAGGCCTATCTGCTCTTTTACGAGCGCATCTACTAA
- the LOC117891203 gene encoding ubiquitin carboxyl-terminal hydrolase 16 isoform X3: MGKKRQMDNHDNASSTDSGQEDSHGQTAGASGSGGAAGVGGLGANSPMSSCCQHIKKSVDAARLRRQLKTTGLVYDCSQCQKVSQSQSQGAASGSGGDVACDFEVDSTLWLCLKCGTQLCGRSRKQHALQHYKTPHSDSHALAMNTRFFEIWCYDCDNKVIPNSRKNLLECVELVKRLAQKPPADPPVEATVGATSSPPSITDIELKLTSALQMLKPIVPITGGSFEESNSNSNSTGRSGGNSLTSNLTAIPLPPPPGATASSPVPGMAKRIDSGAAAGSNQSSSGLPRSELERLPRVRGLTNLGNTCFFNAVMQCLAQTPFLLSVLRELSEPGEEFELPGGTFDFKGKGPTELPIIRGTLSSWGGLTSALANALEELQAGGGVFTPSKLFDRLCAKCPQFTGGDQHDAHELLRQLLESVRNEDLKRYQRVILQNLGYKDQDIHSVSEEMRQKCKMYGNQAGDRILRPEQVFRGFLVSTLTCQECHSVSSRHEYFLDMSLPVAVEKPQPPQRRRPSPESSPFPIVGQSQTQTQNQSQSPTKINTKFTTAEDGNPFSAASSSSSFYLHANQQEPVGPSKSQVKKEKERERKAKRAAKHNRYKQAQKLTLKLNGNGTGSLADADADENNELVDGTGRVTSTGGGDGDGQTTSDGQNPPKEELMSSSSTTSENSDADVEDNLMEETATPGDRPKVRGATGGSSSASSAQGGSNSNSSSRFFTDTNGNAQPLGEKRDDTPENMDKDSLEEDENATSPLPGGTTTVNNNEACGTEQQKAKEEEESQASADIVTAGVSEEGASTIRQISIELDLPTSAVVREVAGEANADTNATFQLQEVATQLALSEFNLEATAASAAAASATAEGVAATAAAAGVAAAAAASAAAAARAKRVRTYSYSDWSTTIAPRYQCEDGECSVQSCLNNFTAVELMTGQNKVGCDSCTQRLNGNDPKAKSVNTNATKQLLVSSPPAVLILHLKRFQLGPRCIFRKLTRPVSYPNMLDIAAFCGSKVKNLPNIDRKQKKLLYALYGVVEHSGGMYGGHYTAYVKVRPKVTPDDKRWKFLPHGSKAELDQDDDQLKKLEELLAKEKARDLHLNSMNDSDDFTSNSSSNSSTSEEFNTNPNGATGHGGQHEQQEEEAANVQAPPGKWYYVSDSRVHEVSEDAALKAQAYLLFYERIY; encoded by the exons cagagccagggcgCTGCATCTGGCTCCGGCGGAGATGTGGCCTGCGACTTCGAGGTCGACAGCACGCTATGGCTGTGCCTCAAGTGCGGCACCCAGCTGTGCGGGCGGTCACGCAAACAGCACGCCCTCCAGCACTACAAG ACACCACACTCGGACTCGCATGCGTTGGCCATGAACACTAGATTCTTTGAGATATGGTGCTATGACTGCGACAACAAGGTCATCCCCAACTCCCGCAAGAACCTGCTCGAGTGCGTCGAGCTGGTGAAGCGCCTGGCCCAGAAGCCGCCCGCCGATCCACCCGTAGAGGCCACTGTTGGGGCCACTTCCAGTCCGCCCTCCATCACCGACATCGAACTGAAACTTACATCGGCCCTACAGATGCTTAAGCCCATTGTGCCCATTACGGGTGGCTCCTTCGaggagagcaacagcaacagcaacagcaccggCCGAAGCGGTGGGAACAGCCTCACAAGCAACCTAACAGCCATACCTCTGCCGCCACCTCCAGgagccaccgccagcagcCCTGTTCCGGGCATGGCCAAGAGGATCGACTCTGGCGCCGCCGCCGGCAGTAATCAAAGTAGCTCGGGCTTACCCAGGAGCGAACTTGAGCGACTACCGCGTGTCCGTGGACTGACTAATTTGGGCAACACTTGCTTCTTCAATGCCGTGATGCAGTGCCTCGCCCAGACACCGTTCCTGCTCAGTGTGCTCCGGGAGCTGTCGGAGCCAGGAGAAGA ATTCGAGCTGCCCGGAGGGACGTTCGACTTCAAGGGCAAGGGCCCCACCGAGCTGCCGATCATCCGAGGCACCCTCTCCTCCTGGGGCGGCCTCACCTCGGCACTGGCCAATGCCCTCGAAGAGTTGCAGGCGGGTGGTGGTGTCTTTACCCCCAGCAAGCTCTTCGACAGGCTGTGCGCCAAGTGCCCGCAGTTCACGGGCGGGGACCAGCATGACGCCCAcgagctgctgcggcagctgctggagagTGTGCGAAACGAGGATCTCAAGCGCTATCAGCGCGTCATTCTGCAGAACCTCGGCTACAAGGACCAGGACATACACAGTGTGTCGGAGGAGATGCGGCAGAAGTGCAAGATGTATGGCAACCAGGCCGGTGACCGCATCCTGCGACCAGAACAGGTCTTCCGCGGCTTCCTCGTCTCGACGCTGACTTGTCAGGAATGCCACAGCGTCTCGTCGCGGCACGAGTACTTCTTGGACATGTCTCTGCCCGTTGCCGTCgaaaagccacagccaccacagcgGCGCAGGCCCAGCCCCGAGAGCTCGCCCTTCCCCATCGTCGGCCAGTCACAGACACAAACGCAGAACCAGTCGCAGTCCCCGACCAAGATAAACACTAAGTTCACGACGGCCGAGGATGGCAACCCGTTCTCGGcggcttcctcctcctcctcgttctaCCTGCACGCCAATCAGCAGGAACCAGTCGGTCCGTCCAAGTCGCAggtgaagaaggagaaggagcgcgagCGCAAGGCCAAGCGGGCGGCCAAACATAATCGCTACAAGCAGGCTCAGAAGCTCACCCTCAAGCTGAACGGAAATGGAACGGGAAGCCTGGcggatgccgatgccgatgaaAACAATGAGCTGGTTGACGGCACAGGAAGAGTGACGTCGACGGGGGGAGGCGACGGCGATGGCCAGACAACCAGCGATGGTCAGAATCCGCCCAAGGAGGAGCTAATGTCATCGAGCTCCACCACATCGGAGAACTCGGACGCCGATGTCGAGGATAATTTGATGGAGGAAACGGCAACACCCGGGGACAGGCCTAAGGTCCGTGGGGCTACCGGCGGCTCCTCATCCGCATCATCTGCTCAGGgagggagcaacagcaacagcagcagcagattcttCACCGACACCAACGGGAATGCCCAGCCACTGGGCGAGAAGCGGGACGACACGCCCGAGAACATGGACAAGGACTCCCTCGAAGAGGATGAGAACG CCACCAGTCCATTGCCCGGCGGCACCACCACCGTCAACAATAACGAGGCTTGCGgtacagagcagcagaaggcgaaggaggaggaggagagccaAGCCTCTGCGGACATAGTCACAGCGGGCGTGAGCGAGGAAGGAGCCTCCACCATACGCCAAATCTCGATTGAATTAGACCTTCCAACGAGTGCAGTCGTCCGCGAAGTGGCCGGTGAAGCCAATGCGGATACAAATGCCACgttccagctgcaggaggTAGCTACCCAGCTGGCTTTAAGTGAATTCAACTTGGAGGCCACAGCggcatctgcagctgcagcttcggCCACAGCCGAAGGAgtcgcagcaacagcagcggcggcaggggtagcggcagctgcagcagcatcagcagcagcagcagcacgcgcCAAGCGTGTGCGAACGTACAGCTATTCGGACTGGAGCACCACGATAGCGCCGCGGTACCAGTGCGAGGACGGAGAGTGCTCCGTGCAGTCCTGCCTCAACAACTTCACCGCCGTCGAACTGATGACGGGCCAGAACAAGGTGGGATGCGACAGCTGCACCCAGCGACTGAATGGCAACGATCCGAAGGCCAAGTCGGTCAACACAAACGCCACCAAGCAGCTTCTGGTGTCCAGCCCGCCGGCCGTGCTCATCCTCCACTTGAAGCGCTTCCAGCTGGGGCCGCGCTGCATCTTCAGAAAGCTGACACGTCCGGTTAGCTATCCGAACATGCTGGATATTGCCGCCTTCTGCGGCTCCAAGGTGAAGAATCTGCCCAATATTGATCGTAAACAGAAGAAGCTCCTGTACGCCCTGTACGGGGTGGTGGAGCACTCGGGTGGCATGTACGGCGGCCACTACACCGCCTACGTGAAGGTGCGGCCCAAGGTGACGCCAGACGACAAACGCTGGAAGTTTCTGCCGCACGGCAGCAAGGCCGAGCTCGACCAGGACGACGATCAGCTgaagaagctggaggagctaTTGGCCAAGGAGAAGGCGCGCGACCTGCACTTAAACTCGATGAACGACAGCGACGACTTCACcagcaactccagcagcaATTCATCTACCTCGGAAGAGTTTAATACCAATCCCAATGGCGCAACCGGCCATGGGGGCcagcacgagcagcaggaggaggaggctgccaATGTCCAGGCGCCGCCAGGGAAATGGTATTACGTATCCGATTCGCGTGTCCATGAGGTTAGCGAGGACGCAGCGCTCAAGGCCCAGGCCTATCTGCTCTTTTACGAGCGCATCTACTAA
- the LOC117891203 gene encoding ubiquitin carboxyl-terminal hydrolase 16 isoform X4: MGKKRQMDNHDNASSTDSGQEDSHGQTAGASGSGGAAGVGGLGANSPMSSCCQHIKKSVDAARLRRQLKTTGLVYDCSQCQKVSQSQSQGAASGSGGDVACDFEVDSTLWLCLKCGTQLCGRSRKQHALQHYKTPHSDSHALAMNTRFFEIWCYDCDNKVIPNSRKNLLECVELVKRLAQKPPADPPVEATVGATSSPPSITDIELKLTSALQMLKPIVPITGGSFEESNSNSNSTGRSGGNSLTSNLTAIPLPPPPGATASSPVPGMAKRIDSGAAAGSNQSSSGLPRSELERLPRVRGLTNLGNTCFFNAVMQCLAQTPFLLSVLRELSEPGEEFELPGGTFDFKGKGPTELPIIRGTLSSWGGLTSALANALEELQAGGGVFTPSKLFDRLCAKCPQFTGGDQHDAHELLRQLLESVRNEDLKRYQRVILQNLGYKDQDIHSVSEEMRQKCKMYGNQAGDRILRPEQVFRGFLVSTLTCQECHSVSSRHEYFLDMSLPVAVEKPQPPQRRRPSPESSPFPIVGQSQTQTQNQSQSPTKINTKFTTAEDGNPFSAASSSSSFYLHANQQEPVGPSKSQVKKEKERERKAKRAAKHNRYKQAQKLTLKLNGNGTGSLADADADENNELVDGTGRVTSTGGGDGDGQTTSDGQNPPKEELMSSSSTTSENSDADVEDNLMEETATPGDRPKVRGATGGSSSASSAQGGSNSNSSSRFFTDTNGNAQPLGEKRDDTPENMDKDSLEEDENDSGIATSPLPGGTTTVNNNEACGTEQQKAKEEEESQASADIVTAGVSEEGASTIRQISIELDLPTSAVVREVAGEANADTNATFQLQEVATQLALSEFNLEATAEGVAATAAAAGVAAAAAASAAAAARAKRVRTYSYSDWSTTIAPRYQCEDGECSVQSCLNNFTAVELMTGQNKVGCDSCTQRLNGNDPKAKSVNTNATKQLLVSSPPAVLILHLKRFQLGPRCIFRKLTRPVSYPNMLDIAAFCGSKVKNLPNIDRKQKKLLYALYGVVEHSGGMYGGHYTAYVKVRPKVTPDDKRWKFLPHGSKAELDQDDDQLKKLEELLAKEKARDLHLNSMNDSDDFTSNSSSNSSTSEEFNTNPNGATGHGGQHEQQEEEAANVQAPPGKWYYVSDSRVHEVSEDAALKAQAYLLFYERIY, from the exons cagagccagggcgCTGCATCTGGCTCCGGCGGAGATGTGGCCTGCGACTTCGAGGTCGACAGCACGCTATGGCTGTGCCTCAAGTGCGGCACCCAGCTGTGCGGGCGGTCACGCAAACAGCACGCCCTCCAGCACTACAAG ACACCACACTCGGACTCGCATGCGTTGGCCATGAACACTAGATTCTTTGAGATATGGTGCTATGACTGCGACAACAAGGTCATCCCCAACTCCCGCAAGAACCTGCTCGAGTGCGTCGAGCTGGTGAAGCGCCTGGCCCAGAAGCCGCCCGCCGATCCACCCGTAGAGGCCACTGTTGGGGCCACTTCCAGTCCGCCCTCCATCACCGACATCGAACTGAAACTTACATCGGCCCTACAGATGCTTAAGCCCATTGTGCCCATTACGGGTGGCTCCTTCGaggagagcaacagcaacagcaacagcaccggCCGAAGCGGTGGGAACAGCCTCACAAGCAACCTAACAGCCATACCTCTGCCGCCACCTCCAGgagccaccgccagcagcCCTGTTCCGGGCATGGCCAAGAGGATCGACTCTGGCGCCGCCGCCGGCAGTAATCAAAGTAGCTCGGGCTTACCCAGGAGCGAACTTGAGCGACTACCGCGTGTCCGTGGACTGACTAATTTGGGCAACACTTGCTTCTTCAATGCCGTGATGCAGTGCCTCGCCCAGACACCGTTCCTGCTCAGTGTGCTCCGGGAGCTGTCGGAGCCAGGAGAAGA ATTCGAGCTGCCCGGAGGGACGTTCGACTTCAAGGGCAAGGGCCCCACCGAGCTGCCGATCATCCGAGGCACCCTCTCCTCCTGGGGCGGCCTCACCTCGGCACTGGCCAATGCCCTCGAAGAGTTGCAGGCGGGTGGTGGTGTCTTTACCCCCAGCAAGCTCTTCGACAGGCTGTGCGCCAAGTGCCCGCAGTTCACGGGCGGGGACCAGCATGACGCCCAcgagctgctgcggcagctgctggagagTGTGCGAAACGAGGATCTCAAGCGCTATCAGCGCGTCATTCTGCAGAACCTCGGCTACAAGGACCAGGACATACACAGTGTGTCGGAGGAGATGCGGCAGAAGTGCAAGATGTATGGCAACCAGGCCGGTGACCGCATCCTGCGACCAGAACAGGTCTTCCGCGGCTTCCTCGTCTCGACGCTGACTTGTCAGGAATGCCACAGCGTCTCGTCGCGGCACGAGTACTTCTTGGACATGTCTCTGCCCGTTGCCGTCgaaaagccacagccaccacagcgGCGCAGGCCCAGCCCCGAGAGCTCGCCCTTCCCCATCGTCGGCCAGTCACAGACACAAACGCAGAACCAGTCGCAGTCCCCGACCAAGATAAACACTAAGTTCACGACGGCCGAGGATGGCAACCCGTTCTCGGcggcttcctcctcctcctcgttctaCCTGCACGCCAATCAGCAGGAACCAGTCGGTCCGTCCAAGTCGCAggtgaagaaggagaaggagcgcgagCGCAAGGCCAAGCGGGCGGCCAAACATAATCGCTACAAGCAGGCTCAGAAGCTCACCCTCAAGCTGAACGGAAATGGAACGGGAAGCCTGGcggatgccgatgccgatgaaAACAATGAGCTGGTTGACGGCACAGGAAGAGTGACGTCGACGGGGGGAGGCGACGGCGATGGCCAGACAACCAGCGATGGTCAGAATCCGCCCAAGGAGGAGCTAATGTCATCGAGCTCCACCACATCGGAGAACTCGGACGCCGATGTCGAGGATAATTTGATGGAGGAAACGGCAACACCCGGGGACAGGCCTAAGGTCCGTGGGGCTACCGGCGGCTCCTCATCCGCATCATCTGCTCAGGgagggagcaacagcaacagcagcagcagattcttCACCGACACCAACGGGAATGCCCAGCCACTGGGCGAGAAGCGGGACGACACGCCCGAGAACATGGACAAGGACTCCCTCGAAGAGGATGAGAACG ACTCTGGCATAGCCACCAGTCCATTGCCCGGCGGCACCACCACCGTCAACAATAACGAGGCTTGCGgtacagagcagcagaaggcgaaggaggaggaggagagccaAGCCTCTGCGGACATAGTCACAGCGGGCGTGAGCGAGGAAGGAGCCTCCACCATACGCCAAATCTCGATTGAATTAGACCTTCCAACGAGTGCAGTCGTCCGCGAAGTGGCCGGTGAAGCCAATGCGGATACAAATGCCACgttccagctgcaggaggTAGCTACCCAGCTGGCTTTAAGTGAATTCAACTTGGA ggCCACAGCCGAAGGAgtcgcagcaacagcagcggcggcaggggtagcggcagctgcagcagcatcagcagcagcagcagcacgcgcCAAGCGTGTGCGAACGTACAGCTATTCGGACTGGAGCACCACGATAGCGCCGCGGTACCAGTGCGAGGACGGAGAGTGCTCCGTGCAGTCCTGCCTCAACAACTTCACCGCCGTCGAACTGATGACGGGCCAGAACAAGGTGGGATGCGACAGCTGCACCCAGCGACTGAATGGCAACGATCCGAAGGCCAAGTCGGTCAACACAAACGCCACCAAGCAGCTTCTGGTGTCCAGCCCGCCGGCCGTGCTCATCCTCCACTTGAAGCGCTTCCAGCTGGGGCCGCGCTGCATCTTCAGAAAGCTGACACGTCCGGTTAGCTATCCGAACATGCTGGATATTGCCGCCTTCTGCGGCTCCAAGGTGAAGAATCTGCCCAATATTGATCGTAAACAGAAGAAGCTCCTGTACGCCCTGTACGGGGTGGTGGAGCACTCGGGTGGCATGTACGGCGGCCACTACACCGCCTACGTGAAGGTGCGGCCCAAGGTGACGCCAGACGACAAACGCTGGAAGTTTCTGCCGCACGGCAGCAAGGCCGAGCTCGACCAGGACGACGATCAGCTgaagaagctggaggagctaTTGGCCAAGGAGAAGGCGCGCGACCTGCACTTAAACTCGATGAACGACAGCGACGACTTCACcagcaactccagcagcaATTCATCTACCTCGGAAGAGTTTAATACCAATCCCAATGGCGCAACCGGCCATGGGGGCcagcacgagcagcaggaggaggaggctgccaATGTCCAGGCGCCGCCAGGGAAATGGTATTACGTATCCGATTCGCGTGTCCATGAGGTTAGCGAGGACGCAGCGCTCAAGGCCCAGGCCTATCTGCTCTTTTACGAGCGCATCTACTAA